A genomic stretch from bacterium includes:
- a CDS encoding MBL fold metallo-hydrolase, producing MRVRIHRGAREVGGNCVELESGGRRLLLDLGLPLGDAVDPAAAVPPVEGLTSAGDGSLLAVVISHPHLDHYGLLPFARPDLPVYIGKPAADMIAAAAPFVRRPAAPFVGRPDARFARHPAAPTPAGFLEDGRSFALGPFRVTPFRADHSAFGGFSLVVEANGRTLIYTGDVRAHGRTAAFRDFLARAPRRADALIVEGTSLTPNAPLDGVPCGERALERRIGDAIRGGPGVALIAFSPQNVDRWVTAYRAATIAARRVFVTDVYGEAIARAVGRASVPHAGHSNYRVFVPDAQRRQAAALGVDAAARVSADEIAAAPRRFALLFRPGVVAALERRGLLRGATLVWSQWRGYLEDGRGAATLELIARRGMRREDLHTSGHAAPRDLRRLAETLMPKSLVPIHTAAPERFRELYDAVDPRPDGEWWAT from the coding sequence ATGAGGGTCCGCATCCACCGCGGCGCGCGGGAGGTCGGGGGAAACTGCGTGGAGTTGGAGAGCGGCGGCCGCCGGCTGCTGCTCGATCTCGGGCTGCCGCTCGGCGACGCCGTCGATCCGGCGGCGGCCGTGCCGCCGGTCGAAGGGCTGACGAGCGCCGGCGACGGCTCGCTCCTCGCCGTCGTGATCTCCCACCCCCACCTCGACCACTACGGGCTGCTGCCGTTCGCGCGGCCCGATCTGCCGGTCTACATCGGCAAGCCGGCGGCGGACATGATCGCCGCCGCCGCGCCGTTCGTCCGCCGTCCGGCCGCGCCGTTCGTCGGTCGTCCGGATGCGCGGTTCGCCCGCCATCCCGCCGCGCCGACGCCGGCCGGCTTCCTCGAGGACGGCCGCTCGTTCGCGCTCGGGCCGTTCCGCGTCACGCCGTTCCGCGCCGACCACAGCGCGTTCGGCGGCTTCAGCCTGGTCGTCGAGGCCAACGGCAGGACGCTGATCTACACCGGCGACGTCCGGGCACACGGGCGCACGGCCGCGTTCCGGGACTTCCTCGCGCGCGCGCCGCGGCGCGCCGACGCGCTGATCGTGGAGGGGACCTCGCTGACGCCGAACGCGCCGCTCGACGGCGTCCCCTGCGGCGAGCGCGCGCTGGAGCGCCGGATCGGCGACGCGATCCGCGGCGGCCCCGGCGTCGCGCTGATCGCGTTCTCGCCGCAGAACGTGGACCGCTGGGTCACCGCCTATCGCGCGGCGACGATCGCCGCCCGCCGCGTCTTCGTGACCGACGTCTACGGCGAGGCGATCGCGCGGGCCGTCGGCCGCGCGAGCGTGCCCCACGCCGGCCACTCGAACTATCGCGTCTTCGTCCCCGACGCGCAGCGCCGACAGGCCGCGGCGCTCGGCGTGGACGCCGCGGCGCGCGTCTCCGCCGACGAGATCGCCGCCGCGCCGCGGCGCTTCGCGCTCCTCTTCCGCCCCGGCGTCGTCGCGGCGCTGGAACGGCGCGGCCTGCTGCGCGGCGCGACCCTGGTCTGGTCGCAGTGGCGCGGCTATCTCGAGGACGGCCGCGGCGCGGCGACGCTCGAGCTGATCGCCCGCCGCGGAATGCGGCGCGAGGACCTCCACACCTCGGGCCACGCCGCGCCCCGCGACCTGCGGCGGCTCGCCGAGACGCTGATGCCGAAGTCGCTCGTCCCGATCCACACCGCCGCCCCCGAGCGGTTCCGCGAGCTCTACGACGCGGTGGATCCGCGCCCGGACGGCGAGTGGTGGGCGACCTGA